ataattatataaacatatcAATTTGATATTATACACCAaggtttatctttttatttctttatcaattaTATTATCTATCTGCAGTATTCTATTTCGTCAGCAGCTGGCACTGAGCAGTTTATGTCTTTGGTGAtatgttgtactataaaataGATCGCACCTGCTGACCAATAAACGACAATTCAATGTACGACATAACAAAACTCCAGAGTCGTTTGTAAAAGATTGTTTCATTGGCTGAATGGAGCGGAATTGTACCCAATGAAATAATTCGTAATGAACACCGCGAACGTTTTAGGATAAATTACTTCCGGTTTCATTTTGTAGACGGAAACTCCCTTGCATAcacacaacttttcaaaaaaaaaggaaactctGTCCtcaaaatgacgagttttataTGGAATGTTAAAAATGGACAAATCAATGATGTACAGAAGTTTGTAGAAGAGCAGGTACtgagtttcattaatattttttgtgaagTTAACTGTAACGTGTTAGCTGTAAAACATGAGTCACATTTCAACGTTACTGCAGTAGCATGTTCACAttcgtacattttttttaataagaagaAATTAACGCCAAAATACCACAAAGGTTTGATTAGACTACTCATTGTTGGCCTGCAAGTaattagtaatacatgtatatttaaaaactttaacaagTGTTATCATTGGTAATGGGATGGAATAAATTATGACTAACTGTATTCGAACTTGGGGCCCAGAATCTTTAGCCGGGTACTCTACTAActaagctacatgtatctggtgCTGGTATTCGAATCACGGTCTGGTCCCTCATTATTTCTTCCATCCCTGTTACATGAGTATGCACACAGTTTGAAATcagacataaataaaataatcatcattTCACCTGGTAATCATTGGTCATGATAGTTTAAAGCACTGAAAAGGTcagtaattgaaagaaatgtatgtacatacatttaagTATGTAATTATTACAACCCTTTCATTTAATGGGGTATAAACTTCAACATGTTATTCATGTTATTGTAAGACTTGCATATAGAAAAACTTGATTTTGAGTTTTTGACTTGGTTATACAATTGACTGCAGTAATGAATTTCAATcttatttcaacaaaataataaagtacAAAAAATTGGTATGTATACtttcttattttaaatgttgttatttttttttagggtgTGGAGGTAGTAAACCAAGAAGTGGAAGGTCGCTATCCTCTTCATTTTGCAGCCGATTATGGGCAGGCACAAGTCATCGAATATCTTGTCAGCAAAGGAGCTAAAATTAATGTAAGAAGGCTATGCAGTATTTCAATATTAAGACTGTTGGTCACATGCAATGGTTGCGTCCATTGAGATATAAAATTCTAAGTTTGTTATGATTGGAATCAGCTTTACTAGACTGAAGGTTAATTTCAGCTCCAATAGCTTTTAGTAAACCAAAATTTCTTGGCTTGCTAAGATGCATTAAAAGATAATATTCCCTCTGTAGGAGTAGAAAAACTTTATCTTGAAATCACAAGGAGTAAAACAGATCTGATACTGTATTAAGCAGTATTATTATCATAATTTGTTGCACTTtgtaattactttaaaataaatataaatgcatcctctgattttataatgaaatgaatttgatttgcaGCAAACAGACAAACACAACATAACCCCTTTGTTGGCAGCTGTTTGGGAGGGGCATACGTCCAGTGTAGAAGTATTATTAAAACTAGTAAGTACTCTAAACATGATAAACCTAAAGCTGATAATCAGTATACTAATCACAccagaaacattatttttcagtttCTTTTGTATGTTTTAGCTCAATCCCTACACTAGTACAGTTGCATTTAAAACAACCTCTCCTTGTCCTTTTGTTCTtcaaaaattctataatttttgGCATTATAAACttattatttgtatattgtAGAATCTGATTTGATTATTCCAGTTTTAATGGCAAAGTATTCTAATGTACATGTCATTGTCAAAGCTCTCATCTTTCTCCATGTAATTTTCAAGCAAGTTTCTCATGAAGCTTTAGTtagattgaaatgaaataattaataatcaCTTATAAGTGTTGTCATGTGTcgtggtatatatttttatatatgatttatttacaaatcaaaaAAGAATGCTTTGTAATTTCACTGTTCTCTAGATTCAGTTAGATATTTCAGGTTTTCTAGTTTTCTATTTACCACAGAGCACTGCacattgtatatatgcattgttccttgattaaatttaattgatttaatccATTTTTAAATCCTTTAAGTACATTAACACTGTACATTTTATAGATAAGTCCATAACATGTAGATGTTTTCCTTATTAAACTTAAACTGAATTGATACTAA
This genomic window from Magallana gigas chromosome 5, xbMagGiga1.1, whole genome shotgun sequence contains:
- the LOC105319121 gene encoding myotrophin homolog, whose protein sequence is MTSFIWNVKNGQINDVQKFVEEQGVEVVNQEVEGRYPLHFAADYGQAQVIEYLVSKGAKINQTDKHNITPLLAAVWEGHTSSVEVLLKLGADKSVKSPDGQSLVDCAEKEDVKALLK